The Geobacter sp. AOG2 genome includes a window with the following:
- a CDS encoding cytochrome c, which translates to MTLLRNIVLSLLISLLAGGTSYAAENVPPEKIRLGEAMYLEGILPSKEPMEAIVKGDIVVYGTVFSCTSCHMRSGLGSYEGQVITPPTNGTTLFRPYYGGPSLSDAELAKIPKLYRQPIRRPAYTDATLARALGSGIDPSGRELNSVMPRYLLNDADMALLIAYLKQLSATYSPGVSDTTIRFATVITDAVTSANRDALVKPLESYITMHNNQASSYVSRARTGGIGAEIMDLAYRKITLDVWELKGPSETWRAQLDKLYHDKPVFALLGGITDNEWLPIHRFCEDNRVPCIFPITDLPVISDNDWYTLYFSKGLYQEGEAAARFLSGRKPSTETLNVVQVVAPSRRSAELARGFEETWAELGRPSSTVQTLRSNEAITVGYLEELHKKYPMAIVLLWTDKLSLQTSEMVGTDADFQEFFISSGLLGEKFRDLPAKLRPTTYITYPYRLPQDEMVYKNLAVIWLNSRRITADNQRIATRTFSLISLVVESLMHMKRNFYRDYFLDVISMLRDVSTSPDYVRLSFGPGQHYTSKGCYIVQLSQDSKPQLIAKSDWVIH; encoded by the coding sequence ATGACTCTTCTGCGGAACATTGTTTTGTCTCTCCTGATCAGCCTTTTGGCGGGCGGGACAAGCTATGCCGCCGAAAATGTGCCACCTGAGAAAATACGCCTGGGAGAGGCAATGTACCTTGAAGGGATTCTGCCGTCAAAAGAGCCGATGGAAGCTATCGTAAAGGGAGACATTGTTGTCTACGGGACTGTTTTTTCCTGCACTAGTTGCCATATGCGTAGTGGATTGGGCTCATACGAAGGACAGGTTATAACTCCACCTACCAATGGCACAACGCTCTTTAGGCCTTATTATGGCGGCCCCTCCCTGAGCGACGCAGAACTGGCCAAGATCCCCAAGCTCTATCGACAACCGATTCGCAGGCCAGCCTATACGGACGCCACCTTGGCGCGAGCATTGGGAAGTGGTATCGACCCATCGGGGCGTGAGTTGAATTCAGTCATGCCGCGCTACCTGCTCAACGATGCCGACATGGCGTTGCTCATTGCTTACTTGAAACAATTGTCAGCCACCTATTCCCCTGGGGTTTCAGATACAACCATTCGTTTTGCCACCGTTATCACCGATGCTGTTACTTCAGCTAATCGTGATGCGCTTGTCAAGCCTCTCGAATCCTACATAACCATGCACAACAACCAGGCCTCTTCGTACGTATCCCGGGCGAGGACCGGCGGAATCGGTGCGGAGATCATGGACTTGGCCTACAGGAAGATCACGCTGGATGTGTGGGAATTAAAGGGCCCCTCCGAAACTTGGCGCGCACAGTTGGATAAGCTTTACCACGATAAACCGGTCTTTGCACTGCTTGGCGGCATAACCGACAATGAATGGCTTCCCATACACCGATTTTGCGAAGACAATCGCGTTCCCTGCATTTTCCCCATTACCGATCTTCCAGTCATTTCAGACAATGATTGGTATACGCTCTATTTTTCAAAAGGGCTGTACCAGGAGGGAGAGGCCGCTGCCCGCTTCCTGTCGGGCAGAAAACCTTCCACTGAAACCCTCAACGTTGTACAGGTTGTTGCACCTTCACGGCGTAGTGCTGAGTTGGCCCGGGGATTTGAAGAAACATGGGCTGAACTGGGACGCCCCTCCTCCACAGTCCAGACTTTAAGGTCCAACGAGGCAATCACCGTGGGTTACCTTGAAGAACTTCACAAAAAATATCCCATGGCGATTGTTCTGCTCTGGACCGATAAGCTCAGTCTGCAAACGTCGGAAATGGTTGGGACTGATGCAGATTTTCAAGAATTTTTCATATCATCAGGTCTGCTCGGCGAAAAATTCCGCGATCTACCCGCCAAACTGCGTCCAACAACCTACATCACCTACCCTTATCGTCTCCCCCAAGATGAAATGGTCTACAAAAACTTGGCTGTTATCTGGCTCAACAGCCGTCGGATCACAGCAGACAACCAGAGGATAGCAACCAGGACATTCTCCTTGATCAGTCTTGTTGTGGAATCTCTCATGCATATGAAGCGCAATTTTTACCGAGATTATTTTCTGGACGTAATCAGTATGTTACGGGATGTCTCAACCTCCCCCGATTACGTTCGGCTCAGCTTTGGCCCAGGGCAGCATTACACTTCGAAGGGGTGTTACATCGTCCAACTGTCACAAGATTCCAAGCCACAGCTTATTGCCAAAAGCGATTGGGTGATCCACTAG